A region from the Prionailurus viverrinus isolate Anna chromosome E2, UM_Priviv_1.0, whole genome shotgun sequence genome encodes:
- the LOC125153221 gene encoding insulin growth factor-like family member 3 isoform X1: MVPRTLAPVCVLVFLLLQHSKAVTDAPMGPGLWLCQQAPRCGDKIYNPLEQCCNDDTILPLNRTNLCGPNCTFWPCFELCCPESFDPKKYVVKLKVLGVKSRCYSSPISGDCASRKTFSHLERY; encoded by the exons ctcctgtGTGTGTATTAGTCTTTCTTCTCCTCCAGCACTCAAAGGCTGTCACAG ATGCCCCCATGGGCCCAGGGCTGTGGCTATGTCAGCAGGCGCCCAGGTGTGGGGACAAGATCTACAACCCCTTGGAGCAGTGCTGTAATGATGACACCATCCTGCCCCTGAATCGGACCAACCTCTGTGGCCCTAATTGCACCTTCTGGCCCTGCTTTGAGCTCTGCTGTCCTGAGTCCTTTGACCCCAAGAAGTATGTTGTAAAGTTGAAGGTTCTGGGCGTGAAGTCTCGATGCTATTCCTCCCCCATCTCCGGGGACTGTGCCAG CAGAAAGACgttttctcatttggaaagatattga
- the LOC125153221 gene encoding insulin growth factor-like family member 3 isoform X2, protein MVPRTLDAPMGPGLWLCQQAPRCGDKIYNPLEQCCNDDTILPLNRTNLCGPNCTFWPCFELCCPESFDPKKYVVKLKVLGVKSRCYSSPISGDCASRKTFSHLERY, encoded by the exons ATGCCCCCATGGGCCCAGGGCTGTGGCTATGTCAGCAGGCGCCCAGGTGTGGGGACAAGATCTACAACCCCTTGGAGCAGTGCTGTAATGATGACACCATCCTGCCCCTGAATCGGACCAACCTCTGTGGCCCTAATTGCACCTTCTGGCCCTGCTTTGAGCTCTGCTGTCCTGAGTCCTTTGACCCCAAGAAGTATGTTGTAAAGTTGAAGGTTCTGGGCGTGAAGTCTCGATGCTATTCCTCCCCCATCTCCGGGGACTGTGCCAG CAGAAAGACgttttctcatttggaaagatattga